In Haemorhous mexicanus isolate bHaeMex1 chromosome 6, bHaeMex1.pri, whole genome shotgun sequence, a single window of DNA contains:
- the SPI1 gene encoding transcription factor PU.1: MLQACKMEGFPLIPPPSEDMVPYESDLYRQPHDYYQYLNSDGESHGDHYWDYHPHHMHSEFETFGDNHFTELQSVQPPQLQQLYRHMEIEQMHVLDSAIPTTHIGLNHQVSYLPRMYFSPPQPSSDEEDIERQSPPLEVSDGENDGVDPGPGIMHGETGSKKKIRLYQFLLDLLRSGDMKDSIWWVDKEKGTFQFSSKHKEALAHRWGIQKGNRKKMTYQKMARALRNYGKTGEVKKVKKKLTYQFSGEVMGRGATERKHYPH; this comes from the exons ATGTTGCAAGCTTGCAAGATGGAAGGATTTCCCCTTATTCCCCCT CCCTCTGAAGACATGGTACCCTATGAGTCAGACCTCTACCGACAGCCCCATGACTATTACCAGTATCTCAACAGTGATGGAGAGAGTCATGGTG ATCATTATTGGGACTATCACCCACACCACATGCACAGTGAATTCGAGACCTTTGGAGACAACCatttcacagagctgcagagtgtgcagcctccccagctgcagcagctctacAGGCACATGGAGATCGAGCAGATGCACGTCCTGGATTCTGCAATCCCAACCACACACATCGGACTCAACCACCAG GTGTCCTATTTGCCCCGGATGTACTTCTCTCcacctcagcccagctctgatgAGGAGGACATAGAGAGGCAGAGCCCCCCCTTGGAGGTTTCAGATGGGGAGAATGATGGTGTGGACCCTGGGCCTGGAATTATGCATGGAGAAACAG GCAGCAAGAAAAAGATACGTCTGTATCAGTTCCTTCTGGACCTTCTTCGCAGTGGGGACATGAAGGACAGCATTTGGTGGGTGGACAAGGAGAAAGGTACTTTCCAGTTCTCCTCCAAACACAAAGAAGCACTGGCCCATCGCTGGGGCATCCAGAAAGGCAACCGCAAGAAAATGACCTACCAGAAGATGGCACGGGCTTTGAGAAACTATGGCAAGACAGGGGAGGTCAAGAAAGTTAAGAAGAAGCTGACCTACCAGTTTAGTGGAGAGGTGATGGGAAGGGGGGCCACTGAGAGGAAGCATTATCCTCACTGA